From Hartmannibacter diazotrophicus, a single genomic window includes:
- a CDS encoding sulfurtransferase TusA family protein has protein sequence MDQCHSAPAEIVDLCGLHCPLPAIKTRRKLGMLSAGARIEVRCTDALAAIDIPHLVRETGDLLVDHRKDGRVLVFLIEKASRDT, from the coding sequence ATGGATCAATGCCATTCCGCGCCTGCCGAGATCGTCGATCTCTGCGGCCTTCACTGCCCGCTGCCGGCGATCAAGACGCGGCGCAAGCTCGGCATGCTGTCCGCCGGCGCGCGCATCGAGGTCCGCTGCACGGATGCGCTGGCGGCCATCGACATCCCCCATCTCGTTCGCGAGACGGGCGACCTGCTCGTCGATCACCGCAAGGACGGCCGTGTTCTAGTCTTCCTCATCGAGAAAGCCAGCCGGGACACCTGA